A window from Zingiber officinale cultivar Zhangliang chromosome 7A, Zo_v1.1, whole genome shotgun sequence encodes these proteins:
- the LOC122000093 gene encoding protein SPEAR1-like isoform X1, producing MLGLGCGRSNESSRRRGKKNGLEKRKQPQRGLGVAQLEKIILQNQMRGDLHKQDSGSRLQTGYPSSPPSTTSSSSMFDPCSSVMIGFGENAEIGTAYNTFNSSSFLNQGELPTLSLFERTTQIVSNNNDRSICTRHNSRDVQEIDLELRL from the exons ATGCTTGGATTAGGCTGTGGAAGGAGTAATGAATCCtcaaggaggagagggaagaagaaTGGTTTGGAGAAGCGAAAACAGCCGCAAAGAGGACTTGGGGTGgctcagttggagaagatcatatTGCAGAATCAGATGAGGGGTGATCTCCACAAG CAGGATTCTGGCAGCAGACTACAAACAGGGTATCCTTCATCTCCCCCTTCTACCACTTCATCTTCTTCGATGTTTGATCCCTGTTCTAGTGTCATG ATTGGGTTTGGAGAGAACGCAGAGATTGGCACAGCATATAATACATTTAATTCCAGTTCCTTTCTTAATCAAGGGGAGCTGCCAACGCTATCTCTCTTTGAACGGACCACACAG ATCGTGAGCAACAATAATGATAGGTCCATTTGTACGAGGCACAACTCCCGTGATGTGCAAGAAATTGATTTGGAGCTTAGATTATGA
- the LOC122000093 gene encoding protein SPEAR1-like isoform X2: protein MLGLGCGRSNESSRRRGKKNGLEKRKQPQRGLGVAQLEKIILQNQMRGDLHKDSGSRLQTGYPSSPPSTTSSSSMFDPCSSVMIGFGENAEIGTAYNTFNSSSFLNQGELPTLSLFERTTQIVSNNNDRSICTRHNSRDVQEIDLELRL from the exons ATGCTTGGATTAGGCTGTGGAAGGAGTAATGAATCCtcaaggaggagagggaagaagaaTGGTTTGGAGAAGCGAAAACAGCCGCAAAGAGGACTTGGGGTGgctcagttggagaagatcatatTGCAGAATCAGATGAGGGGTGATCTCCACAAG GATTCTGGCAGCAGACTACAAACAGGGTATCCTTCATCTCCCCCTTCTACCACTTCATCTTCTTCGATGTTTGATCCCTGTTCTAGTGTCATG ATTGGGTTTGGAGAGAACGCAGAGATTGGCACAGCATATAATACATTTAATTCCAGTTCCTTTCTTAATCAAGGGGAGCTGCCAACGCTATCTCTCTTTGAACGGACCACACAG ATCGTGAGCAACAATAATGATAGGTCCATTTGTACGAGGCACAACTCCCGTGATGTGCAAGAAATTGATTTGGAGCTTAGATTATGA